The DNA window TGCAttctgataataaaaatagactaaacgttcaaaaaattaaaaaataaaaaattaacttcaaAAAGTAGTAGATGCATCAAACCATCtactattttttaagttaaatatttacttataatctAATTTGTGATACATGCAATGATGTTAAAGACTAAACTGAatgtaatttgttttaattaaaaattaggaatacggtgtttattataaacattaaaataattgagttTTTAATACATTCAATATATTCATTCGTTTcgataacttttatttatggaATGCAGAACTgtgcaaatttttatacgtttttgcATTCTAATAATGAAACAAGACTGAGcgttcaaaaaaatttaacattaagtttaaaaatatttaaaatattacgttttgagaaatatattatttttatttaaatattacttatagtCGAATTTGTGATACATGCAATTGTATAATGTTAAAGGCTAAAccaaatgtaatttattttatttacatttaaagaaatatggtgtttattataaacattaaaataaataagtttttaatacactgtgtttttatatcaaacagttcaaaaaatgctatttttttattgttcatattacttatacaacttcataatatatttaggtgttaatttatcaaaaacatacatttattaatttttcaaatacagagaaaaataaatttcagattCTATTGCTTTTCGAGTCATTTCTTACTGataaatttgtacaaatttccATGGGACGGCGCCTTCTTCATTGAAATAAtctgtaaatttatttcgaatatttgCAGCCACTCTTGAACACGTATGATTGGAACTAGTAGCAATACTTTGTAAAGcagaattatttgtttcaacCATATTTCTCCAAGCACCTGGTATAATTGATCCATTATCTATTTCTCTATCGACCATGTCTGGAGTTATAAATGTTTCTCTTCTTGTTAGATCTTGCTTACGAAGCCAGTTATGCAAAACAACTGTTGCTTTTACCATTTTTTCAACAGTATCGACTTTTGCAATTGtactttttctataaattcgCCATTGAGCTGCAAGTATTCCGAATGTATTCTCGATCATTCTTCTTACTCGGGATAGTCGATAATTGAAGACTTTTTTTTCAGTTGATAGTTTCTCTCTGCCAGGATATGGTCGCATTAAATATGAACTCAATGGAAATGCTTCATCTCCAACAATCACATACGGATAATTGGAACTTCCTTCATAAATTTCATCTGCACATGGAACATGCATGTTTCCTTGTGCAAATCGTTGACCCATTCgagaattcttaaaaatacCACCATCGCTCTGACGGCCAAAAGCTCCAATATCAACTAAAGTGAAGAGATAGTTAGCATCACACATCGCTAATAATACAATGCTGTGGGTTTTTTTATAGTTGTAATACATCGAACCGGAATGTTCAGGACTCTAgacaatataaacaaataaacattttagtgAAATTTTGGCAAATATATGCAGTGTTCACACTTGCATGGAAAAAGTGCATATCATACTTGATACCTGTATAACGACATGCTTTCCATCTAAAGCTCCAATACAATGTGGAAACTGCCATTTTTCATCGAAATCATGAGCAATTGCTTTCCAGTCTAACTGATTACATTGTACCAATACAAGTGGTGATAATATTTCCCATAAGATTTCACACGTTTCGGCAATAATTTGAGATACTGATGTCAAACTAACAAGATAGTGGTACGACATTGATGTCATACTATCTCCACTCgctaaatatctataataagaaataaaatgactAAAAACATGagctaaatttaaaaaaaattgttttacattttaataaaatttcaaaccTTAAGCATATTGATAATCGTTGTTCTGCTCCAATTGGTTCACGAATGACATACTGTCGAGTAATTCTTGGACCTATTAATTGCAATAACTCTTCAAATTGAATAGTACTCATTcggaaataatttcgaaaacgCAAATCTTCCAATTTTAATATGGGTAAAGCAGTATGATAAAATCCATAACGTCGACGTTGTTGAAACAATTCAGTTACCCAAGtccgtttctttttataatgcCGCTTCGCTTTTGAAGTTTCAGTGACCCAAGCTACAATTGCACTAGTTGCTAGTGCAATGGCAATTTTTTGTCTCCTCCAAGTTTCAACATTATGTTCTTGAACCGCTTTCTCACATTCTTTGTACCATTGATACAATCTTTGATTGTACGACATTATTAAACcaaataaaactgtaaaaattatgttaaattaaggaaaaatttataaacggTCAGAACTAGATCTTGAttgcctaataatattatttgcgtaaatttatgtacaattcatCGCCCCAGCGAACCACGCACCGTTACTTTCTGTGTTGAAACGTAACCTCACTAAAGCTAGAACAGTACcatcacataattaaattgataatcaattattaagCAACCAAGATCCTAACCTTAggcttttctttaatttgattgtatatcatatatatcgtatgctacttatttataaatttaaattgtttaaatacacTAACAACTCAccacaatattatttttaggttataatttaatgtcgTGCTGTTGTGCTGCTGCTGCACC is part of the Temnothorax longispinosus isolate EJ_2023e chromosome 12, Tlon_JGU_v1, whole genome shotgun sequence genome and encodes:
- the LOC139823418 gene encoding putative nuclease HARBI1 isoform X1, which produces MNFLFGLIMSYNQRLYQWYKECEKAVQEHNVETWRRQKIAIALATSAIVAWVTETSKAKRHYKKKRTWVTELFQQRRRYGFYHTALPILKLEDLRFRNYFRMSTIQFEELLQLIGPRITRQYVIREPIGAEQRLSICLRYLASGDSMTSMSYHYLVSLTSVSQIIAETCEILWEILSPLVLVQCNQLDWKAIAHDFDEKWQFPHCIGALDGKHVVIQSPEHSGSMYYNYKKTHSIVLLAMCDANYLFTLVDIGAFGRQSDGGIFKNSRMGQRFAQGNMHVPCADEIYEGSSNYPYVIVGDEAFPLSSYLMRPYPGREKLSTEKKVFNYRLSRVRRMIENTFGILAAQWRIYRKSTIAKVDTVEKMVKATVVLHNWLRKQDLTRRETFITPDMVDREIDNGSIIPGAWRNMVETNNSALQSIATSSNHTCSRVAANIRNKFTDYFNEEGAVPWKFVQIYQ
- the LOC139823418 gene encoding putative nuclease HARBI1 isoform X2, with translation MSYNQRLYQWYKECEKAVQEHNVETWRRQKIAIALATSAIVAWVTETSKAKRHYKKKRTWVTELFQQRRRYGFYHTALPILKLEDLRFRNYFRMSTIQFEELLQLIGPRITRQYVIREPIGAEQRLSICLRYLASGDSMTSMSYHYLVSLTSVSQIIAETCEILWEILSPLVLVQCNQLDWKAIAHDFDEKWQFPHCIGALDGKHVVIQSPEHSGSMYYNYKKTHSIVLLAMCDANYLFTLVDIGAFGRQSDGGIFKNSRMGQRFAQGNMHVPCADEIYEGSSNYPYVIVGDEAFPLSSYLMRPYPGREKLSTEKKVFNYRLSRVRRMIENTFGILAAQWRIYRKSTIAKVDTVEKMVKATVVLHNWLRKQDLTRRETFITPDMVDREIDNGSIIPGAWRNMVETNNSALQSIATSSNHTCSRVAANIRNKFTDYFNEEGAVPWKFVQIYQ